One window of the Anopheles aquasalis chromosome X, idAnoAquaMG_Q_19, whole genome shotgun sequence genome contains the following:
- the LOC126572452 gene encoding keratin, type I cytoskeletal 9 translates to MKTFVLVSCCLVLASARPEAGYSYNRPSTGGSHSGGGGGGGYSSGGSFTSGGGGYSGGGGGGYSSGGYSSGAGASFGGSAGGFGGSSFSSSGGSSFGGGGFGGGVSSFGGGGGGSQQAIIQKHIYVHVPPPEPEEVRIQRPIQLAAPQKHYKIIFIKAPSAPAYQAPQIPLQPQNEEKTLVYVLVKKPDEQQDIVIPTPAPTQPSKPEVYFIKYKTQKESSGAIGGGASFSSGGAASFGDLGALGGDLGGSGHGGAIGGGGAGGHGDLGGHGGASGIGVSAPAAQYGPPGKSGPY, encoded by the exons ATGAAAACGTTCGTGCTGGTGAGCTGTTGTTTGGTCCTGGCTTCCGCCCGACCGGAAGCAGGCTACTCATACAATCGACCATCAACTGGCGGCTCGCACagcggtggaggcggtggcggcggctacAGCAGCGGAGGTTCCTTCActtccggcggtggtggctacagcggcggcggcggtggcggctacAGCAGCGGCGGCTACTCATCCGGGGCCGGTGCCAGCTTCGGTGGCAGTGCCGGTGGTTTCGGAG GTTCATCGTTTAGCTcgagcggcggcagcagcttcgGTGGCGGAggcttcggtggcggtgtcagTAgcttcggcggcggcggcggtggctcACAGCAGGCCATCATCCAGAAGCACATCTACGTGCACGTGCCACCGCCAGAGCCGGAGGAGGTGCGCATCCAGCGCCCGATCCAGCTGGCCGCCCCCCAGAAGCACTACaagatcatcttcatcaaggCACCGTCGGCCCCGGCCTACCAAGCGCCGCAGATCCCGCTCCAGCCCCAGAACGAAGAGAAGACGCTCGTGTACGTGTTGGTGAAGAAAccggacgagcagcaggacATCGTCATCCCGACGCCCGCCCCGACCCAACCGAGCAAGCCGGAGGTTTACTTCATCAAGTACAAGACGCAGAAGGAGTCGTCGGGTGCGATCGGGGGCGGTGCCAGCTTCTCGAGCGGCGGTGCCGCATCGTTCGGTGAtctcggtgcgctcggtggcGATCTCGGTGGTAGCGGCCACGGTGgagcgatcggtggtggtggtgccggcggtCACGGGGATCTCGGTGGCCACGGGGGAGCCAGCGGTATCGGTGTGTCGGCTCCGGCCGCCCAGTACGGACCGCCCGGCAAGTCAGGGCCGTACtaa